In Cupriavidus taiwanensis, the following are encoded in one genomic region:
- the ftsA gene encoding cell division protein FtsA: protein MSKEYKDLLVGLDIGTSKVAAVVAELRPDGSYEVIGMGQSESKGLKKGVVVNIEATVQSIQKALEEAELMADCKISEVFTGIAGSHIRSFNSSGMVAIKDKEVTQTDVARVIETAKAVNIPTDQQILHILTQEFIIDGQEDVREPIGMSGIRLEVKVHIVTGAVSAAQNIVKCVRRCGLEVHDLILQPLASSLAVLTEDEKELGVVLVDIGGGTTDIAIFSEGAIRHTAVIPIAGDQITNDIAMALRTPTPDAEDIKIQYGIAKQAIADPDDMIEVPGVGDRGTRTLSRQALAAVIEPRIEELYSLVHQVVRESGYEELLSSGVVITGGTAMMPGMVELGEDIFLKPVRVGVPEYRGNLHEVVKSPRYATVMGLLLEGRVQRMRGRKVAVQSGSVKQVWTRMKEWFVGNF, encoded by the coding sequence ATGAGCAAGGAATACAAGGACCTGTTGGTCGGTCTCGATATCGGCACCTCTAAGGTGGCGGCCGTGGTGGCGGAGCTGCGCCCCGACGGCAGCTACGAGGTGATCGGGATGGGCCAGTCCGAGTCCAAGGGTCTGAAGAAAGGGGTCGTGGTCAATATCGAGGCCACCGTGCAGTCGATCCAGAAGGCGCTGGAAGAGGCCGAGCTGATGGCCGACTGCAAGATTTCGGAGGTCTTCACCGGCATTGCCGGCAGCCACATCCGCAGCTTCAATTCCAGCGGCATGGTGGCGATCAAGGACAAGGAGGTCACGCAGACCGACGTGGCGCGCGTGATCGAGACCGCCAAGGCGGTCAATATCCCGACCGACCAGCAGATCCTGCACATCCTGACGCAGGAATTCATCATCGACGGCCAGGAAGACGTGCGCGAGCCCATCGGCATGAGCGGCATCCGCCTGGAAGTGAAGGTGCATATCGTCACCGGCGCGGTCAGCGCGGCGCAGAACATCGTCAAGTGCGTGCGCCGCTGCGGCCTGGAAGTGCACGACCTGATCCTGCAGCCGCTGGCTTCCAGCCTGGCGGTGCTGACCGAGGACGAGAAGGAACTGGGCGTGGTGCTGGTCGACATCGGCGGCGGCACCACCGACATCGCCATCTTCAGCGAAGGCGCGATCCGCCATACGGCCGTGATCCCCATCGCCGGCGACCAGATCACCAACGACATCGCGATGGCGCTGCGCACGCCGACGCCCGACGCCGAGGACATCAAGATCCAGTACGGCATCGCCAAGCAGGCGATTGCCGACCCGGACGACATGATCGAGGTGCCGGGCGTGGGCGACCGCGGCACGCGCACGCTCAGCCGCCAGGCGCTGGCCGCGGTGATCGAGCCGCGCATCGAAGAGCTGTACTCGCTGGTGCACCAGGTGGTGCGCGAATCCGGATATGAAGAACTGTTGTCGTCGGGCGTGGTCATCACCGGTGGGACCGCGATGATGCCGGGCATGGTCGAGCTGGGCGAGGACATCTTCCTCAAGCCCGTGCGCGTCGGCGTGCCCGAGTATCGCGGCAACCTGCACGAGGTGGTGAAGAGCCCGCGCTACGCGACGGTGATGGGCCTGCTGCTGGAAGGCCGCGTGCAACGCATGCGCGGGCGCAAGGTGGCGGTGCAGAGCGGGTCGGTCAAGCAGGTGTGGACCCGCATGAAGGAATGGTTCGTTGGCAATTTCTGA
- a CDS encoding cell division protein FtsQ/DivIB — protein sequence MWHNARLLNLIASTLYAVVALMALAAGLLWLAQRPVFAITHVEIGPIDGGALRHVNAPSVRASALGKLTGNFFTLDLNAARQAFESVPWVRRASVRREWPNGLAVEVEEHEALGTWGAPDSGRLINTYGEIFVANTAEAEEDAQLLALDGPPDSEGDVIEKLEVMRQWFKPLKAEPLAVALSGRYAWRARLSNGMEVELGREQNDEDRTAMDQRVRRFVAAWPQVTQQWGSQIEYADLRYPNGFAIRAANARFLTEAQIAAAVRAEKAERAARAKAANAARPGAAAAVSGTSNNNPTRLKSKNAEKTR from the coding sequence ATGTGGCATAACGCACGCCTGCTCAACCTGATCGCCTCCACGCTGTATGCGGTGGTGGCGCTGATGGCGCTCGCGGCGGGCCTGCTGTGGCTGGCGCAGCGGCCGGTGTTCGCCATCACGCACGTGGAGATCGGGCCGATCGACGGCGGCGCGCTGCGCCACGTGAACGCGCCCAGCGTGCGCGCCAGCGCGCTGGGCAAGCTGACCGGCAACTTCTTCACGCTGGACCTGAACGCGGCGCGCCAGGCCTTCGAATCGGTGCCGTGGGTGCGGCGCGCCAGCGTGCGGCGCGAATGGCCCAACGGGCTGGCGGTCGAGGTCGAGGAGCACGAGGCGCTGGGCACCTGGGGCGCGCCCGACAGCGGGCGGCTGATCAATACCTATGGCGAGATCTTTGTCGCCAACACCGCCGAGGCGGAAGAAGACGCGCAGCTGCTGGCGCTGGACGGACCGCCCGACAGCGAAGGCGACGTGATCGAAAAGCTCGAGGTCATGCGCCAGTGGTTCAAGCCGCTCAAGGCCGAGCCGCTGGCGGTGGCGCTGTCCGGGCGCTATGCCTGGCGCGCGCGCCTGTCCAACGGCATGGAGGTCGAGCTGGGCCGCGAGCAGAACGACGAGGACCGCACCGCGATGGACCAGCGCGTGCGCCGCTTCGTCGCGGCCTGGCCGCAGGTCACGCAGCAATGGGGCAGCCAGATCGAGTATGCCGACCTGCGCTATCCCAACGGCTTTGCCATCCGCGCCGCCAACGCGCGCTTCCTGACCGAGGCGCAGATCGCGGCGGCAGTGCGGGCCGAAAAGGCTGAAAGAGCGGCCAGGGCCAAGGCCGCGAATGCGGCCAGGCCAGGGGCGGCCGCAGCGGTTTCAGGTACTTCCAACAACAATCCGACGCGACTGAAGAGCAAGAACGCGGAGAAAACCCGATGA
- the ftsZ gene encoding cell division protein FtsZ produces the protein MDFDMIETEVQDGTIIKVVGVGGAGGNAVQHMISRGVQGVEFICMNTDAQALKRSSASRVLQLGNTGLGAGAKPEVGRNCAESARDQIADALRGAHMVFITAGMGGGTGTGAAPIVAQVAKEMGILTVGVVSKPFDFEGARRAKVAEHGSSELESSVDSLIVVLNEKLFEVMGDDAEMDKCFQCADDVLHNAVAGIAEIINVDGLVNVDFEDVKTVMGEQGKAMMGTATVSGVDRARLAAEQAVASPLLEGVDLSGARGVLVNITASRSLKLSETKEVMNTIRSYAAEDATVIFGTVYDDSMSDALRVTVVATGLGRSAKKQQPMTLLKTGTDNMPVQMMANMSAAAATHSSPDYSNLDTPAVWRSSRESASAHVAALQEKGVDTYDIPAFLRKQAD, from the coding sequence ATGGACTTTGACATGATCGAAACGGAAGTGCAGGACGGCACCATCATCAAGGTGGTCGGCGTGGGCGGCGCGGGCGGCAATGCCGTGCAGCACATGATCAGCCGCGGCGTGCAAGGCGTCGAATTCATCTGCATGAACACCGACGCCCAGGCGCTCAAGCGTTCGAGCGCTTCGCGCGTGCTGCAACTTGGCAATACGGGCCTGGGCGCCGGCGCCAAGCCGGAAGTCGGCCGCAACTGCGCCGAATCGGCCCGTGATCAGATTGCCGACGCACTGCGCGGCGCGCACATGGTCTTCATCACTGCCGGCATGGGCGGCGGCACCGGCACGGGCGCCGCGCCGATCGTCGCGCAGGTGGCCAAGGAGATGGGCATCCTGACCGTGGGCGTGGTCAGCAAGCCGTTCGACTTCGAAGGCGCGCGCCGCGCCAAGGTGGCCGAGCACGGTTCCAGCGAGCTGGAATCGAGCGTCGACTCGCTGATCGTGGTGCTCAACGAAAAGCTGTTCGAAGTGATGGGCGACGACGCCGAGATGGACAAGTGCTTCCAGTGCGCCGACGACGTGCTGCACAACGCGGTGGCCGGCATTGCCGAGATCATCAACGTTGACGGCCTGGTCAACGTCGACTTCGAAGACGTGAAGACGGTGATGGGCGAGCAGGGCAAGGCCATGATGGGAACGGCCACCGTGTCGGGCGTGGACCGCGCCCGCCTGGCGGCCGAGCAGGCCGTGGCCAGCCCGCTGCTGGAAGGCGTTGACCTGTCCGGCGCGCGCGGCGTGCTGGTCAACATCACCGCCAGCCGTTCGCTGAAGCTGTCGGAAACCAAGGAAGTCATGAACACCATCCGCAGCTATGCCGCGGAAGATGCGACCGTGATCTTCGGTACGGTGTACGACGACTCGATGAGCGATGCGCTGCGCGTGACCGTGGTCGCGACCGGCCTGGGCCGCTCGGCCAAGAAGCAACAGCCGATGACGCTGCTCAAGACCGGCACCGACAACATGCCGGTGCAGATGATGGCCAACATGAGCGCCGCCGCGGCCACGCACAGCTCGCCGGACTACAGCAACCTGGATACGCCGGCGGTGTGGCGCAGCTCGCGTGAGTCGGCATCGGCCCACGTGGCGGCGCTGCAGGAAAAGGGTGTGGATACGTACGACATCCCGGCCTTCCTGCGCAAGCAGGCAGACTGA
- a CDS encoding peroxiredoxin, with the protein MITVGSRVPDATLQEFFETESNGCALGPNAFKVADLVRGRKIVVFGLPGAFTPTCSARHVPGFVQHAAALRDACVDEVWCVSVNDAFVMGAWGREQQVSGKVRMMADGSAEWIRALGLDQDLSARGMGVRAKRFAMVIDDGVVTRLDVEAPGEFRVSSAEAVLAALRG; encoded by the coding sequence ATGATCACTGTCGGTTCCCGCGTCCCGGACGCCACGCTGCAGGAATTCTTCGAGACCGAAAGCAACGGCTGCGCGCTCGGCCCCAATGCCTTCAAGGTGGCGGACCTGGTCCGCGGCCGCAAGATCGTGGTGTTCGGGCTGCCCGGCGCGTTCACGCCGACGTGTTCGGCCAGGCATGTGCCGGGCTTCGTGCAGCACGCCGCGGCGCTGCGCGACGCGTGCGTGGACGAGGTCTGGTGCGTCTCGGTCAACGATGCGTTCGTGATGGGCGCGTGGGGGCGCGAGCAGCAGGTGTCCGGCAAGGTGCGCATGATGGCCGACGGCAGCGCCGAATGGATCCGCGCGCTGGGCCTGGACCAGGACCTGAGCGCGCGCGGCATGGGCGTGCGCGCCAAACGTTTCGCCATGGTGATTGACGATGGCGTGGTGACCCGGCTCGACGTCGAGGCGCCGGGCGAATTCCGCGTCAGCAGCGCCGAGGCCGTGCTGGCGGCGTTGCGTGGCTGA
- a CDS encoding DciA family protein, whose product MRRFTHPALQTPAAKPLNDWLAKAGPVSGLLQTARQLSVLEAEVLALLPAGMRAGLAVAGIKRDPSDPNGQVLLLLAAHGAAAARVRQIVPTLLGRLHQRGSPVTSIRVRVQPEVQRHSDWEVEPVARPRTSGRMTPTGLANLDQLARSLPDSPLRDALNTLLAHHR is encoded by the coding sequence ATGCGCCGCTTCACCCATCCCGCCCTGCAGACCCCCGCCGCCAAGCCGCTCAACGACTGGCTGGCCAAGGCCGGCCCGGTTTCGGGGCTGCTGCAGACGGCGCGCCAGCTGTCGGTGCTGGAAGCCGAAGTGCTGGCGCTGCTGCCCGCCGGCATGCGCGCGGGCCTGGCCGTGGCCGGCATCAAGCGCGATCCGTCCGACCCCAACGGCCAGGTGCTGCTGTTGCTGGCCGCGCATGGCGCGGCCGCGGCGCGGGTGCGGCAGATCGTGCCCACGCTGCTCGGCCGCCTGCATCAGCGCGGCTCGCCGGTCACGTCGATCCGCGTGCGGGTGCAGCCCGAGGTGCAGCGCCATTCGGATTGGGAGGTGGAGCCGGTGGCACGCCCGCGCACCAGCGGCCGCATGACGCCCACCGGGCTGGCCAATCTCGACCAGCTTGCGCGCAGCCTGCCGGATTCGCCGCTGCGTGACGCGCTCAATACGCTGCTGGCCCACCACCGCTGA
- the secA gene encoding preprotein translocase subunit SecA, producing the protein MITGLLKKVFGSRNERLIKQYRRTVAQINALEPKYEQLSDDELRGMTEAFRQRHAGGESLEALLPEAFAVCREASKRVMKMRHFDVQLIGGMVLNDNKIAEMRTGEGKTLTATLAVYLNAITGKGVHVVTVNDYLAQRDAEWMGRLYNFLGLSVGVNLSQMPHDAKQAAYNSDITYGTNNEFGFDYLRDNMVYDPSQRVQRELNYAIVDEVDSILIDEARTPLIISGQAENQTDLYQRMNGIPKLLERQIGEEKADGTGVEKPGDYYVDEKGHQVYLTEAGHEKAEEILSQLGLIGEGESLYAPQNITLMHHLYAALRAHSLFHRDQHYVVQNDEVVIVDEFTGRLMTGRRWSDGLHQAVEAKEGVTVQQENQTLATITFQNYFRMYNKLAGMTGTADTEAYEFQEIYGLEVVVIPTNRPTQRKDLQDQIYKTGKERYDAVVRDIRDCYERGQPVLVGTTSIETSEYLSGLLDREQLPHQVLNAKQHEREAEIVAQAGRPKMITIATNMAGRGTDIVLGGNVEKQAGFIEADPSLADSDKAARIQQLKDEWQSLHEQVKAAGGLHIVGTERHESRRIDNQLRGRAGRQGDPGSSRFYLSLDDQLLRIFAGDRVRAIMERLKMPEGEPIEAGIVTRSIESAQRKVEGRNFDIRKQLLQYDDVANDQRKEIYKLRNDVLEANDVGEMVTNLREGVLIELFRDHVPADTMEEQWNIAGLETRLREDWGLEVPLAQTIEGAQSIEDEELLNLIMKAAAERYDSKVAMVGRESFAGFERSVMLQSIDTHWREHLAALDHLRQGIHLRGYAQKDPKQEYKRESFELFARLLDVIKNEVTRVTFNVQIQSPEELEQASEQIEEGLSHLENVQYKHDEFAEGREPVEQAPSPRTGTAVAAAELALAGMPKVGRNDPCPCGSGKKFKQCHGKLS; encoded by the coding sequence ATGATCACGGGCCTTCTCAAGAAAGTCTTCGGCAGCCGCAATGAGCGGCTGATCAAGCAATACCGCCGCACGGTGGCGCAGATCAATGCGCTGGAGCCGAAGTACGAGCAGCTCTCCGACGACGAGCTGCGCGGCATGACCGAAGCCTTCCGGCAGCGCCACGCCGGTGGCGAATCGCTCGAGGCGCTGCTGCCCGAGGCTTTCGCCGTGTGCCGCGAGGCCAGCAAGCGCGTCATGAAGATGCGCCACTTCGACGTGCAGCTGATCGGCGGCATGGTGCTGAACGACAACAAGATCGCCGAAATGCGCACCGGCGAAGGCAAGACGCTGACCGCGACGCTGGCCGTGTACCTGAACGCCATCACCGGCAAGGGCGTGCACGTGGTGACCGTCAACGACTACCTGGCGCAGCGCGATGCCGAGTGGATGGGCCGGCTGTACAACTTCCTGGGCCTGTCGGTGGGCGTGAACCTGTCGCAGATGCCGCACGACGCCAAGCAGGCGGCGTACAACTCCGACATCACCTACGGCACCAACAACGAGTTCGGCTTCGACTACCTGCGCGACAACATGGTCTACGACCCGTCGCAGCGCGTGCAGCGCGAGCTGAACTACGCCATCGTCGACGAGGTGGACTCGATCCTGATCGACGAGGCCCGCACCCCGCTGATCATCTCCGGCCAGGCCGAGAACCAGACCGACCTGTACCAGCGCATGAACGGCATTCCCAAGCTGCTCGAGCGCCAGATCGGCGAAGAAAAGGCCGACGGCACCGGCGTCGAGAAGCCGGGCGACTACTATGTCGACGAGAAGGGCCACCAGGTCTACCTGACCGAGGCCGGCCACGAGAAGGCCGAAGAGATCCTGTCGCAGCTGGGCCTGATCGGCGAGGGCGAATCGCTGTACGCGCCGCAGAACATCACGCTGATGCACCACCTGTACGCCGCCCTGCGCGCGCACAGCCTGTTCCACCGCGACCAGCACTACGTGGTGCAGAACGACGAAGTCGTGATCGTCGACGAATTCACCGGCCGCCTGATGACCGGCCGCCGCTGGTCCGACGGCCTGCACCAGGCCGTCGAGGCCAAGGAAGGCGTCACCGTCCAGCAAGAGAACCAGACGCTGGCGACCATCACCTTCCAGAACTACTTCCGCATGTACAACAAGCTGGCCGGCATGACCGGCACGGCCGACACGGAAGCCTATGAATTCCAGGAGATCTACGGCCTGGAAGTGGTGGTGATCCCGACCAACCGCCCGACCCAGCGCAAGGACCTGCAGGACCAGATCTACAAGACCGGCAAGGAGCGCTACGACGCCGTGGTGCGCGATATCCGCGACTGCTACGAGCGCGGCCAGCCGGTGCTGGTGGGCACCACCTCGATCGAGACCTCGGAATACCTGTCGGGCCTGCTCGACCGCGAGCAGCTGCCGCACCAGGTGCTCAACGCCAAGCAGCACGAGCGCGAAGCCGAGATCGTGGCCCAGGCCGGCCGCCCCAAGATGATCACCATCGCCACCAACATGGCGGGCCGCGGCACCGACATCGTGCTGGGCGGCAATGTGGAGAAGCAGGCCGGCTTCATCGAGGCCGACCCCAGCCTGGCCGACTCTGACAAGGCCGCGCGCATCCAGCAGCTCAAGGATGAATGGCAGTCGCTGCACGAGCAGGTCAAGGCCGCCGGCGGCCTGCATATCGTCGGCACCGAGCGCCATGAATCGCGCCGCATCGACAACCAGCTGCGCGGCCGTGCCGGGCGCCAGGGCGACCCGGGCTCGTCGCGCTTCTACCTGTCGCTGGACGACCAGCTGCTGCGCATCTTCGCCGGCGACCGCGTGCGCGCCATCATGGAACGCCTGAAGATGCCCGAGGGCGAGCCGATCGAGGCCGGCATCGTCACGCGCTCGATCGAATCGGCGCAGCGCAAGGTGGAAGGCCGCAACTTCGACATCCGCAAGCAGCTGCTGCAGTACGACGACGTCGCCAACGACCAGCGCAAGGAAATCTACAAGCTGCGCAACGACGTGCTCGAGGCCAATGACGTCGGCGAGATGGTCACCAACCTGCGCGAGGGCGTGCTGATCGAGCTGTTCCGCGACCACGTGCCGGCCGACACCATGGAAGAGCAGTGGAACATCGCCGGCCTGGAAACGCGCCTGCGCGAGGACTGGGGCCTGGAAGTGCCGCTGGCGCAGACCATCGAGGGCGCGCAGAGCATCGAGGACGAGGAGCTGCTCAACCTGATCATGAAGGCCGCGGCCGAGCGCTACGACAGCAAGGTCGCCATGGTCGGCCGCGAGTCGTTCGCCGGCTTCGAGCGCTCGGTCATGCTGCAGAGCATCGACACGCACTGGCGCGAGCACCTGGCCGCGCTGGACCACCTGCGCCAGGGCATCCACCTGCGCGGCTACGCGCAGAAGGACCCCAAGCAGGAGTACAAGCGCGAGTCGTTCGAGCTGTTCGCGCGCCTGCTCGACGTGATCAAGAACGAAGTCACGCGCGTGACCTTCAACGTGCAGATCCAGTCGCCGGAAGAGTTGGAGCAGGCGTCCGAGCAGATCGAGGAAGGCCTGTCGCACCTGGAGAACGTGCAGTACAAGCACGACGAGTTCGCCGAAGGCCGCGAGCCGGTCGAGCAGGCGCCGTCGCCGCGCACCGGCACCGCCGTGGCCGCCGCCGAGCTGGCGCTCGCGGGCATGCCCAAGGTCGGCCGCAACGACCCGTGCCCGTGCGGCTCGGGCAAGAAGTTCAAGCAGTGCCACGGCAAGCTCAGCTGA
- the lpxC gene encoding UDP-3-O-acyl-N-acetylglucosamine deacetylase — protein MLKQRTIKSLVKTVGIGLHSGRKVTLTLRPAPAGTGIVFTRVDLPEAVEIPVAASAIGDTRLASVLQKDGARVSTVEHLMSACAGLGIDNLYVDVDAEEIPIMDGSAASFVFLLQSAGIEEQNAPKTFIRVKKPVEVREGDKLARLEPFFGFKLSFTIDFRHPAVDKTGQTFSIDFADTSYVREIARARTFGFAHEVEALREMGLARGGSLDNAIVLDEHRMLNNEELRYGDEFVRHKILDAIGDLYVVGHPLIGAYVANKSGHGLNNQLLRALLADQEAYELVTFDRVEEAPAAFLPQAQPAFA, from the coding sequence ATGCTCAAACAGCGCACCATCAAATCCCTGGTAAAGACCGTTGGCATCGGCCTGCACTCCGGCCGCAAGGTCACGCTGACGCTGCGTCCGGCGCCGGCGGGTACCGGCATCGTCTTTACCCGCGTCGACCTGCCCGAGGCCGTCGAGATTCCCGTGGCCGCGTCGGCCATCGGCGATACGCGCCTGGCGTCGGTGCTGCAGAAGGATGGCGCGCGCGTCTCCACCGTCGAGCACCTGATGTCCGCGTGCGCCGGCCTGGGCATCGACAACCTCTATGTCGACGTCGACGCCGAGGAAATCCCGATCATGGACGGCAGCGCGGCGTCCTTCGTGTTCCTGCTGCAGTCGGCCGGCATCGAAGAGCAGAACGCGCCCAAGACCTTTATCCGCGTCAAGAAGCCGGTGGAAGTGCGCGAGGGCGACAAGCTGGCGCGGCTCGAGCCGTTCTTCGGCTTCAAGCTGTCGTTCACCATCGACTTCCGCCATCCGGCGGTCGACAAGACCGGCCAGACCTTCTCGATCGACTTCGCCGACACCAGCTATGTGCGCGAGATCGCCCGCGCCCGCACCTTCGGCTTCGCTCACGAGGTCGAGGCCCTGCGCGAGATGGGCCTGGCGCGCGGCGGCAGCCTGGACAACGCGATCGTGCTGGACGAGCACCGCATGCTGAACAACGAGGAACTGCGCTACGGCGACGAGTTCGTGCGCCACAAGATCCTCGATGCGATCGGCGACCTGTATGTGGTGGGCCATCCGCTGATCGGCGCCTATGTGGCCAACAAGTCCGGCCACGGCCTGAACAACCAGCTGCTGCGCGCGCTGCTGGCCGACCAGGAGGCCTACGAGCTGGTCACCTTCGACCGCGTCGAGGAAGCCCCGGCGGCGTTCCTGCCGCAGGCCCAGCCGGCCTTCGCCTGA